ATTGCCTACATTGATATACGATGCATTGATGTAGTCAGACGTAAGTTCTTCACTTTCATCACCCAGTATAACCCTTGAGTGATCATCTGCAAATAGAGATGCAGACATTctaaagtacatgtagatagtaacatacatattatagcTAAAATGTCTTCTACCAGATAGTTGTTAAATATGCATTTAGGAAATATCCAAATGACAATTTAACTATAGTTTAAGCACAAGTTTACTGTAATCAGAATAAGATCACTTAGCAGCTTATTACATCACTAGAACATAATATTACCAAACAGTTATCAACTCCTTGTCACATTTATTTATGAAGTTGTTTACATAGATGATACTATTATAGTTGGATAGGACAAATTTAGAAATATGACATACTATGTTTCTGTTTGGGAATACAGTCTATTTTCAAACTTGTAAGTACATTTCACCAGTTGTATATGGCGACAATAATACAGACGAACACAACTTTAAAATCTGCACAtgtcaaactgaaaaaaaaatatatggaaagTTAACTTACATGCCATTATATTCGTGAAACGGTTCTTTAGTTTATTGACATCCGTCAACGCAAATGTATATGGTGCAATATCATCTGATGGCAACGActtttaataaatttgaaaataaaagtaaaatataaaacatgacaaaacGTTATATATAATGTTCGTAATTTTCAAATTACCAATTTTCTATGGAATAGCTATGgaataaacaatatatacatttgtaagaaCTACGTACGTGTACCAGGAAACAGGCTTGGTAATAATTGCCAAATCAGAAAAACACCAAAATCAACAATAGCAAAACCAACAATGGCATTGTTTCACTCATCAAGAAAACGATTGCTCTTAAAGATCACGGTACATTAATGAACTACTAGTAAATATTAGGTATAATTATAAGGATGGTGAAGTAAAACGGGTATCCTTTCAATCACATGCCTCTTACGTACTCTGTTGTTTCTATGAATTAATAAATTTTACTTTGAGGTCAAATTCAAGATCACAATCAAATATGATGACACTGTTAAAAAGGTAAGGTATGTTGAAAAAAGAGCCAAATGTCTGGCACCTTGaccatttcaaaaaaattattaattttctCAGGAATATGACTGTTGTTTATGGAAAAGTTATTAATGGACaacattaatgtacatgtaaattaagcCTGTTTTGCATGAACACAAGGTGTAATGGAATTTACTCAGAATCAAATACCAcaaagtgaatgaaatgtgCAGAAAATGGCACAGTTGCGGTGATTGATCGTTAAAGGGGCAACGTCCACCTCGCAAAATATCAATATGTTAAAAGACAGGTTGGTTTTGACAATATAGGAGCAGATACTAAGATAGGTTTGTGTCTATTTGGCTTTGTAGTTTGGAAGCAAAGGGTTATTTTTTCATCTATAGTATATTTAactgtcattcattcattaaacCTGAAGACCAGTGTCACCAATGATGACACCagctacaaaaaaaacatacgGACTTAGTCCTCGTTTTTGTGGTTTTGGGCTATTTTAAATATTATGGCTCCAGTTATAATAAACATATGGTATGAGCTATACAGATGGTGCAAGGTTATACCTAAATTATTATATATCACGTATGCACAATGTCTAAAGGGGAATTGGACTGACATATCATGTAAGACGATAAGATCAATGTTCTCCCACCAGGTAAACTTAAGGAAGACACTTCAATGGAGGAACATTGCACTTCTTGTGTTATTAgattaaatattgatatttcgaCAAACATACTGCCGACATTCGACCAAATTTAATATTGATTCGGAGTACAATGTCATATCCGGAAGGCGATATTGAAGGAAATCGGCTTTTGTATATGTTAGCTATATGGTTGTACAGATAGAGACGATCgcatggatatatatatatatatatatatatatatatatatatatatatatatatatatatatatatatatatatatattgagggtagaagaaaatcaagtcgggtttttcgtctctacaagcctgtttcgtgagtaaatcactcgtctcctgacgagtgatttactcacgaaacaggcttgtagagacgaaaaacccgacttgattttcttctaccctcaaaaTATACTCcactctgcgtgcagacgtatcgagcactgtactacggaaaTATCTTACCACTGACTATCCACAAGATGTATCTGAAAAGGGGAAGGGTTCAACATTTACTGGAACCATTATTTACCTCATATTCTGCTTTAAATCCGTCAGCATCACtcgctttctttctttttatgttGGATACTAGATCTTgtattttgattggttttatacaCAGTCCCTCTGCTGCAACAGGAACAATTGGTATGCATTCTGTAAAATATAGTTAACTGCTTATGAGTTGAGGTGGGGGTAGGGGTGTTCTTGGTTATATGAGCAGTGTCATATAACGCATCAATCAAACAATGTGAGAAAAACATAAGAAGTATTGTGTCTCCTTTCCAGAATGAAATGTAATTAAATCAATCATTGAAAACATCGAAATGAATAGAATATAGCAATTACCTTGTGCATTAGGCCTTTTTTTCGATCTGCAAACATCACTCAATGACTTATCAGTTCTAAAAAGAATACAGAGCTTATTAAGGATTTTTTGACGTAGTACAAAGCTTAACTTTAAACTATTACGATAACAATTTGTTACATTTCCCCGATACGCGActatattttacatacatagcCTAAATTATACAGTCAGTGCCAAAATTAAATAAGTCTGTAAGATCAATGAATACACCCAGCAATCCATTCAAAAAAGCTATCAATTACTCAGAGATGAAGCCGCTCAATCAATAAAGGAATTCGttcattcatatatacattacaacatTAACCTCACTCATAAATTCACTACAAATCCACCACACTCGCTAGCTAGCTAGCACtctcaatcactcactcactcactcattcactcactcactcacaaatCTTTTCAGTGGCTGACGAACTGAAACATTGAATTTCATAGCTGGTGAAACCTATGCTTAGTTACTTTTAGAAAATCAACAATAGAAATAGGCAAACAAAATCTATATCATTATATTTCAACATTAATGTCGTATTCAATACACGTTTTGCATATTATTTTCCGTTAAGACAATGACGCTTTTGAATATCGAAGTGATTATGTTACCGTTTTAAGTAGAGAAACCCAAGTAATACCAACAACAGGAGGACGACGACCAATCCACCTACAACCCCAGATACCATCATTGCAACAGGTGTACTTGTAGGAGGACTTGATATGGCTGAAAAATGGGAGTAGAGAGAATTGTAAGTGTGAAATATCAGTTACAAAAACATAAGGATACCGTTACAAATTGTAGTGTTGTCAAAAGCAGTAATTAATGGTCGGCAGAAATTATTGGTTCTCGAACTGTAACAATTATCGAGAGTGTCATGCGTTGGTGTAATTTATGAGGTGTTTTGTCCACAGGTATTTGTGCTAACACCACATCAAACGAATTTAAGATTATGGGTATGATTATGCTGCTCAAACCAACtttaattcaaatatatataactgttacaattaaaattaaaatccacATTTGTGTTGGATAAAGGTACTTCCTCTGGATAACAAGGCAATTTAGATATCCAAACATTACAATAACTCTGTATACAGAAAAGTGCACTAGAATGTTACCATACAATATTCACTTACGCTTTGTAGCGGCTGTTGCTGCATCACTTCTGTTGCCGGTACAACAACTGTTTTCAGCAGTAACCTAATAGTTAAACATGATTCAGATGTCAATATGTTTACATGGTTATCAAATGTAGGTTATTGTTATGCATTCATCTTAAATTCAAAATGACCCAAAATAATTCAGCGAACGTGATGAAGACCAAGACTCTAGAATATGTATGAAAAGATATAACTGTGATCATACCTGTACTGTGTAATTAGTTCCCGGATTCAGGCCATCAATCACATCTGACATATTTTTACTCCCTTCACTCTCGATACCGGAATCCACATTATATCTCAGCTGTTTACCAGTAGTTTCGTCCTTGAGAGTTTCCCAATAAAATAACACGTATGTCTTTAGAATACCATTTGGACACTGTGGGGGATACCATGTTGCTTGTACTTCCGTGGCTGATACACCAATTGTTTGAAGGTTTAATGGCTGGGAAGGAACTGCAATATAAAATACACGGTACATTAATCATTCCGTTATTGGATTACATAGGCATATCACCAGTAAACCTTCATATTGATTTAGGCATAAACCAACtaatatacaaacatgtatcAACCAAAGAAATAATGATATGCAAGTATTTTTAAATACAATGATACAATtataattgtaaatgtgtttaggcATAGACTAACTATGTACAAGCATACCTCAATCAACGACAAATCGCATATTTTTCATATCATAAATCAAACACATGTATCTACTGCAATTCTATGTAGACCTCTTAGTAGTTCCATAAACAACGCATAacattatattcaaatattagtGTGTATATGACGAAGAGTATTGCTATATCAGGATTACAAACTCACTCGCTTCACTGGTTGTTTCTGTAGCCACACTGGTTGTTCCTATAACACTGCTAATAAATGCTGTGACTCTAACAGAATATTCAGTGTTGGCATAGAGGCCGTTAACATTGTGTTCATAGGTGTCGGGGTTGAAAACATGAGAGGTAAACTTCTTCGTCGGGCCACAATCATACTCTGATATCTGTTCGTATACCAATTCATATCCTTCCAATGGACAATCCGGATTAGTGTTTTCGGGATGAGACCATGTCGATTGAATAATATACGATGACACAACATTTGCTGTAAGGTCTTTAACTTTTGGTGCTGTTGTAAACAATCGAGATACAACAATTAAAGAAAAAGGGGAAAAGGGTAGATTAGCTTAGCTCAATTGTGTGCTAATGTTCCACTTTTAACATCTGataataaaaaagaaatatttaaaaaaaaattaatgttatttataAGATTGTGGTTAAGGGTTTAAATGGCATCATGTAGGTCTCAGACTGGTCACGCGCTGCTCCACCTAATAAAACGCAATGTGGCAGAACCCATACGACGCGCAAGTACAAGGGTAGCGTACTCGGGTTATTTGGACGAGTGCTTACAGTGTAcccagtctagttcctacacagcatctttaccatttacacctgtACACACAGTAttgtcaaagtcgttactctagatgCCCTGAGATGCATCAGATGAAATTtaacagccacccacacagttattaacatcatgtctttgtttataATCTATCACAAAAtgctaaccaataacacagtccctcataaagttagtatTTACTGAGGCGTtttgtaatgtccaaatatggtatattcaTAGCTCAAAATGCTACTCACACTCTATTTATGTCACTGTAACCGTTGGGGTTGACTGGTTAGATGAACAGCATCTTGTGCTGATTACGGGaatttgaccagacgtggtttagttagaaaccacacTGGCATCCAGGCTGCAGATGTCACtacaagcacgagtgcaaataccactcagtacccacacttgcactcacgcaGCAGCATGGGGTTCTATTTATCCGAAGCAGCAAATTTCAGTAAAAATGATACTATGCCTCAAGCGAAAGCATGTTCATCTGCTTATCATTTCCATGCAGGTATATTTATggtgttttcggtattgcactgcagtgcctATGCCATTAGTATTCGAGCGCAATATTCTCGTCGTTAGTATTGTTTAATTGAGCATTTTCCCCCTAATATACCATTTCATTAATTAACAATAAGGGAAATTAAGGCCTGGGCAAAGACAATGTATGTAATGGCAACTTTTGGTCCATGTCAAGAGATAAAAGACTGATATACTTACGTGAAGGCATTGTTTTGTTGATTACTGGGTTACTGTAAGGACCACCTCCTGCTTCATTATTCATGGTAACTGTTACTTCATAAGTTGTGCAAGGATTGAGTTTTGTGAGTATCTCACTTGTGACGTCAGAGTCAGCCGTTATAGATTTATACTCTGTATTACTTCCATTCACTCGGTAGTGTACTGTGTATGACGTCACTTCATCACATTTAAGTCTGTGGGGTTCCAGATCAGCCTCGTTTAACTGAAAACAGAGGATAGCATATTACACGTCAAATATTGCCCTAAAACAGGTTTTGTGATATGTCATAAGAATGCACTAAATGTTCACAAATTAAACGTAAAAATGCAACAAACTCAATTTTAAACCTGTAAGAAAAAATAAGTCTATTCATAACACCAGGTAAACCCGTCTGTAAGTATAGATTATCAAAACAAGATTTTTCCATTATAGTATGATAGATGGATATTATACACTTAACTTCCATTTAATCACAACTAGTTTCAATCAACTTACAAAAAAGTAGATTAAGAATATAAATACTTACCTCCCAGATAACTTCCATCTCTGACGATGTGGGTGTATTAGCTTCAAGGAGAACTGGTGAACCTAGTGGGTCTGTGTATTAAATAACAAACACTTATTTCAACATCAGGTGTTTAAATAACATCAGTTACTGTTTTCGTTTTTTACACAAAAAGGTTGCTTTGCATGAAATACCATGTTATCTGCTTGAAAGGAAAGTTTGTCAGTTGCCTGTGAAAACCTATATTATCATAATGCACTGCTACATTTGCAAAGTAGAATTCAGTGATTTAATTGGATAAGTCGTCTCTATTTAGCCAATTTGTGGTGAAACTTACTACCACATGGTGTTCTCCCTGTTGTATGTGGACCTAAATCACCGCCACCTCCTACACCAGGCCTGTAGGTCTTTACAGCAAACATGTAGTCGGTGTAGGGTAATAAACCGTCGACTGCTAAAGAGGTTTGATTTGGATTGACATCTTGGGGATATGAAGTAAAGCTGTTCTCACTGGTGTTCTTATACCATACTTCGTACTTTTCTATCATACCATCACCAATATCAAAACCACTTTGCCAGGTATTCCAATTCACGATCATTTGCATTTTGTTGACATAAGTTATCCATGGTTCGGTTTTTAATTGTGGTTGTACTGGAGGGGTAACGAAAAGTCATGTCAGTGTATTTTATCAaggtaaataaatattatagttAAGTTGgatattaattaatttgatttgaaattgtatgtgaaataacaatattttttcatgaacaattaaaCCCTTAGCTCTTATCCTAGCCAATTGTAGTAAAAGGGATATGTAGTGGCTGTTGACACCATTTTATATTTATAGAAACGAGCTAACAAAACCACATCGGTTGACACTTCTGTGTCAATTTTATAGACATGTAATTATTGGTTGTGCAATTAAATTATTGCTGACGTTATCCAATGACAATACTTCTAAGGAAGTCGTTGTAAAAAACCATTAAAATGTAAAGTGCAAGAAACGTATTCTACTTATCGCCTGTTTTCGATGttgatgtaatatatatatatatatatatatatatatatatatatatatatatatatatatatatatatatatatatatatatatatatatatataatggctCTCGTATACTCAGCATGGAATGACAAGTCGTCATTATCTAATTCAAACTGATCAGTTATAGacaatacttttttttacatattacaGTTGGACAAACTCCAATCTTTGACGAGTCAGATCGCTTATATAGATAgctaaatagatagatagatagatagatagggtTTCAgggtttcacgcttcgagcgatcttcagacaactaCATTGGGATTGTCAAAGTCggtacatacacataatatttgtatgtatatattgcgtaacaagatggtcggactaaactattgTAGTTTTTTTAGTTGGAAGGCGAGTATTTGCCTTCGTGGCGACATTTCGAGACCAGTTCGGATTTTTTTGTTCAGTAACATACTCTTTTCAGCATTGCACCGTTTCGTCTCACTTGTATAAGCCGCCGCTTGGGTGATGATATCCCACTGGATATTATAAGGCTGGTTCCTTCCTTCAAATTccaaacttatatatatatatatatatatatagttttggtagtactggaactctttcttgggtgtaactcggagtttcacgcatattgcgatcatcagacactcagagtgtctgatgatcgcaatatgcgtgaaactccgagttacacccaagaaagagttccagtactaccaaaactattacgctctgccactgcggtatagagcactgtcttatagcagattgatactcaccgagttatatatatatatatatatatatatatatatatatgtatatatatatatatatatatatatatatatatatatatatatatatatatatatatatatatatatatatatatatatatatacacgtagccaaacaaacaaaacaaacacacacaatagCAGTCTGGAATTTTATTAACTTACCAAATGACACGGCCTCAATTACTTTAATCTTTGGTGTCCCACCACTATATGTAGCATTGCATGTCACGTTTTCACCTTTAGTTACAGACACGTCATTAAAAGTATGTTTGTGAACATAGTTAGGATGTACACCGTTTGTAGTTGATGTAGAAGTATATGAATTTGATTCAGTTTCTATAGTGACATGTACAGTTTCCCGTATATTGGCTTGTACTGAACATGTGAAATTAGTCGGTTGACCGGAATTGACTGTCATGTCTTGAGTTATGCTGGATACAGACGGAAGACCATCtaaaagaaatatacaacaatGACGAAGTTAATACAATCGGATTGAACTACAGAGATTAAGCATATTTGTGAACACACAGCTTTGGTATAGTCTAGTTAGCACAAAGGGTAGTGGATAGCAACAAGTTTATGATAGAATTCCAACAACGCATATCCGATGTCTATAAACAGGAATGGTTTAGTGAAGTATGTCTCAGGGATATGttaaaattatattgtaatttcaaaagCGTGTTAGAAGCAGAAAAATATATGAAGGAAATTAAAGAGTTGAAATACAAGCATGTCTTGATaagaatgaaatgtttatgtcTTAGTCTGAGAATTCAGGAGGGGCCCTATACTGGTATAGACATTGATAATAGGATTTGTGAAATATGTTTAGATGGTATCGAAGACGAATATCATATCATACTTGTGTGTccattatatcaaaatttaagaTGTCTCCTAACAAATTACTATAGACATTTTCAAACCCGTGTTAACTTCTATAATAGTAAATTTGTTAATAAAGCAATGGATTTAAGACAAGATTTTCATATGGACCCTTGATATTGCTTGGTAAGTTTTGGAACATGTTACAACCAGTTATACTGTATTCTGTTTTTCTTTAAGTTATGTAATTGTTGTTTTGGCCTATGACCTAAAGACGAATAAACATTATCTCATTGTAACTCAATGAGTCATAAAACATCATTGTGCGTGAAGAGGTCCGATCCCTATATACAGCACGTAAGAATATATTCATCAAATTATGTCGTCATGAATGAGTTTGTAAGCGTCTACCAAAACATGCACATTTATTTGGTGCAAGAATACCGCAGAGACAGACAAGCAGAGAGACACTCAGACATGTAATTAACAATCAACATTCTAAATCTAAGTAATAGAGTCTGAACGACTACGACATACGATGAACAAGTCTAGAAAACAAATGGTACACTTAAATTATGCGTACCAATTAAGTGCATATACACATTGTACGGATTTTCATTGGCTATCGTTACCCTTCTTGCAATGGGTGAGTtcatgataaaaacaaattgtaatcTGTTAGATAGAATGTCGACGTTGTTTGCGCTTTGACTGCAATATCTTTCGTAGAGAGGGCTAGGCGCAGCACAAGTGTACTGCTACAGTGACCCGGGGTGCGTTTCTAAGGGCGTCCAAATGTAATCCTAATACATCTATAGACGTTTCGCTTGCGGTGCCACCATCGATATCGTCAAAGCAAAGGACAGGGGAAACCGAAAACAGTAAGTTACAGATGACGTCAAAATATGGACATATCCTGGTTTAATCTTACCTGTTTGGCAGTTCAGCCCAATAAACCTGTTAACACACATCGATGAACATTCACCAGTAGTCCTGTCACACGGTTGCAAACAGTTACAATTGGTACATATACCATCCTGTTTAAATGTGTTGTAATCACAACCTTACAAAAAGACGGGAACATTTGCTGTCagttaaatttaaaaacaaaaactatcCCGTAACGGTAGCCAattgacaataaacaaacagactAGACACCAAACCATAATAATTTCATTCAGCAACAGCATCCTGAACTATGTTTGTATAGTATATAACGCATGGTTTTAATTCCTCAGTAAATTGATAATAAGATTACAAATTTATCACAATTCCAGAGTGCAGAATGTCCTATTATAGTTGGTTTTGTTGCCaaactgtattacacattgtaAATCATACATCAAGTGAATGGCCAGTATTGTAATGTtagtgtaaatgtaaataattattAACAAGTATAACTATTTTCTTCCTCAAAAACTAAAGCTCATTTGACAAACTACTAACACGAACAACAATACTACTTACCATTAGCCTGGTAACAGTTTGGTACATCACTAGGTGTACGATCATCAAAACAACAACCTCTTGCAAGACAGTGAGCCATATTGTTTGATTCACAACTTACGCGATTTGCAGCTGTTATATCACATTCAACTTGTTGATAGAGGAACCACAAGAGAAGAATCAATACATGTGTGAGGAAACAGTATGTAAGGTAAATATGTATGACATTTCGTTTTAATCATGCATAAACCGGTTAAACTTCCACCTCCATATACACACCACGTGCATGGTTGTAGTTATTTTTAATAAACACTATACATAAGTATACATACCATAAATATAAAGCTTACCATAGTATAATAAAATGGAAGTGTGAAAATAAGTTTATTAAAGTGAGCTGTGTTTTAAACAGTCAGGtaatttatttcacatttgataTATACCGAAATATTGTAAAAGGATATCAGATTTTTTCGTTTACGTAATTAATTTTGGGACTGACTTTCAAGCAATAAAAAAATGACGTGTGGTTCGTCTGCACTGTGAATACACATACAAGACAGAATAACAAAACAAGGAAAAGTAAATTATACGTACGAGCTAAAAAACAAATACGCGGTTCATCCACAGCTCCATGGAACCAACAACAACCCCTTGCGAGACAGTCTATTCTCCAAATTTCGGGACTGGTACGACCGCACCTATTTCGATCTGATTCTGCCATAGAACACCTTTCTAAGTAATGTATATAAAGTaataatgtaagttttatatgaaaatgtaactatatacacacaaaatacCAGACAATTATCCATTTAGAAATCACTGTGTTGATGTGCAGACATCAGAAGACGTCAAAGTCATAGCTTTTCTGCATGGTGATTCATAAAACGCGTCACTGGCGCTGTACACTTGTGCTACGCCTAGCTCTCTTCTACGACGAAAGATATTGCAGTCAAAGCAACCTGAACATTTTATCTAACTAACAGATTGCACAAGTTGTAAGGACAgaaacataaaatgtaaatgagtatATATATCTACATTAAAACTAATACCTTGATATCACcatatgtaaactgaatgcctgaatacacattttttgaaaagcAAAATTCTGAACTATACCTATCATTCATGCTGTACCCCTTAAtagtaaaaataattttatgaatCTATATGAAATTCAAAACTTGCCTATTCAAATTGCCCAATTATGATtataagctatatcaacaagctttaaatgacGCATTCGCTTCTTTACCATAAATGCACTCAAAGCTTGTATTCTAGAGATATTGCATAGTTATCATAAATGATCAAAAAGGCAAATTTAATATCACAATTAGAAAAGATACATAAAACTACATCGACCACGTACTATGTGATGTACGTAccacattatattgaattttaagaattcattcttaagatatagtctaGTTACATTATTTATGCAGAGTTCTCGTTAAAATTAAAAAGCTTCATCAACCACCTTTGTAGTaaatgtgtgctttgttatttttaatgtataatgtaccagtacatataaaatttgaagcttgtattatGAGATATGCCCTAGCCTAATgatcaaaattatttatttgtttaaaactCAACAAATATAATAAACTTACACAATGTTAtcataaatgaataaagaatATGAAACCTTGAGCTTGAAATCTTACGACACAGTTTAATTACGGAAAaccattaattaattcattcaaatGGATCAGTAAACCTAGAAATGTGTCAACTAACTACAtagaatatgtacatgtgtgcatttttatggttgatataagtaccaaattatattatttttaggGTATAGCctaaatatgacaaaaatattaaatcATGCAAATCAGTCATTGGAACTAAATTGACTATGCCAATGGGCTT
The Glandiceps talaboti chromosome 6, keGlaTala1.1, whole genome shotgun sequence genome window above contains:
- the LOC144436789 gene encoding receptor-type tyrosine-protein phosphatase kappa-like produces the protein MAHCLARGCCFDDRTPSDVPNCYQANGCDYNTFKQDGICTNCNCLQPCDRTTGECSSMCVNRFIGLNCQTDGLPSVSSITQDMTVNSGQPTNFTCSVQANIRETVHVTIETESNSYTSTSTTNGVHPNYVHKHTFNDVSVTKGENVTCNATYSGGTPKIKVIEAVSFVQPQLKTEPWITYVNKMQMIVNWNTWQSGFDIGDGMIEKYEVWYKNTSENSFTSYPQDVNPNQTSLAVDGLLPYTDYMFAVKTYRPGVGGGGDLGPHTTGRTPCGNPLGSPVLLEANTPTSSEMEVIWELNEADLEPHRLKCDEVTSYTVHYRVNGSNTEYKSITADSDVTSEILTKLNPCTTYEVTVTMNNEAGGGPYSNPVINKTMPSPPKVKDLTANVVSSYIIQSTWSHPENTNPDCPLEGYELVYEQISEYDCGPTKKFTSHVFNPDTYEHNVNGLYANTEYSVRVTAFISSVIGTTSVATETTSEAIPSQPLNLQTIGVSATEVQATWYPPQCPNGILKTYVLFYWETLKDETTGKQLRYNVDSGIESEGSKNMSDVIDGLNPGTNYTVQVTAENSCCTGNRSDAATAATKPISSPPTSTPVAMMVSGVVGGLVVVLLLLVLLGFLYLKRTDKSLSDVCRSKKRPNAQECIPIVPVAAEGLCIKPIKIQDLVSNIKRKKASDADGFKAEYESLPSDDIAPYTFALTDVNKLKNRFTNIMAYDHSRVILGDESEELTSDYINASYINGYTKKKAYIATQGPKTTTVADLWRMVWQEKSACILMATNLMENNKEKCVKYWPDQPEGEKLYGDISVKNVCEEVFVDSMIRTLHVKKVDQTKVREIKQFHFTVWPDMGVPQYPSAVLSFLRRIRAYNPSNAGPLVVHCSAGVGRTGTFITIDSMLEMAEAEGKVDIFNFVYQARQDRMHFVQTLDQYKFAYTAVLEAIVFGNKEIPTADLRMKLTVLKIKDKGTNLSALDKEFRVLNEVCCLPNDSECSDGRQAKNKSKNRYTDVIPIDRCRPRLTTPVYIDGSTDYINASFLTAYTRKDALIATQMPMSHTIVDFWRMVYDYMTNTIVMLNDMDSEDMRKGQYWCDEKNMRYGPFEVEVTQIQDNDDIIERIITLSNHSSKRHQTVVKRTITHLQLTTWPANREIPYSTSFLSEMVTLVEKAQQQSDDNRITVHCRNGLGRSGVFCAFFAAYGQVKMEQIVNVFQAVKTIRENRPQMVETVAQYQYIYDALLAYLDSFATSANFE